A region from the Lolium perenne isolate Kyuss_39 chromosome 4, Kyuss_2.0, whole genome shotgun sequence genome encodes:
- the LOC127296213 gene encoding long chain base biosynthesis protein 1a isoform X2: MSYVMNGNQNLCVLQSKRGLELSAAGPHTTIDGKEVVNFASANYLGLIGNEKITDSCVGSLEKYGVGSCGPRGFYGTIDVHLDCEAKIANFLGTPDSILYSYGISTIFSVIPAFCKKGDIIVADEGVHWAVQNGLYLSRSTVVYFKHNDMASLASTLEKLTRRNKRTENIRRYIVVESIYQNSGQIAPLDEIIKLKEKYRFRVILEESHSFGVLGKSGRGLAEHYGVPIDKIDIITAGMGNALATDGGFCTGSARVVDHQRLSSAGYVFSASLPPYLATAAVSAVNYLEENHSVLANLRSKVALLHKGLSGTPGLEISSHVLSPIVFLKLKKSTGSLTTDLDLLETIAAQALSEDSVYVVASKRSTLDRCKLPVGIRLFVSAGHTESDISKVCSSLKRISASVLSDHS, translated from the exons ATGAGCTATGTGATGAATGGGAACCAGAACCTTTGTGTCCTCCAATCAAAGAGGGGGCTCGAATTGAG TGCTGCTGGACCACATACGACCATTGATGGGAAGGAAGTTGTAAACTTTGCATCAGCAAACTACCTTGGTTTAATTGGCAATGAGAAAATTACC GATTCTTGTGTTGGTTCGTTGGAGAAATATGGCGTTGGATCCTGTGGTCCACGTGGCTTTTATGGAACAATTG ATGTCCACCTTGACTGTGAGGCAAAAATAGCTAACTTCCTTGGAACGCCGGACTCCATTCTGTATTCGTATGGGATATCTACCATATTCAGTGTGATACCTGCCTTTTGTAAGAAAGGAGATATCATAGTGGC TGATGAAGGTGTTCACTGGGCAGTGCAAAATGGTCTCTACCTCTCAAGAAGTACTGTTGTTTATTTCAAGCATAATGATATGGCTTCACTAGCTAGCACTTTGGAAAAACTAACTCGTCGGAACAAACGTACTGAGAATATTAGACGCTACATTGTTGTGGAATCTATCTACCAG AATTCTGGTCAAATTGCCCCCTTGGATgagataatcaaattgaaggagaAATATCGGTTCCGTGTTATTCTGGAGGAGAGTCATTCGTTTGGTGTTCTTGGCAAGTCTGGACGAGGCCTTGCTGAGCATTATGGAGTTCCA ATTGACAAAATCGACATTATCACTGCTGGAATGGGAAATGCATTAGCTACCGATGGTGGCTTCTGTACAGGAAGTGCCAGGGTTGTTGATCATCAG CGTCTAAGCAGTGCCGGCTATGTTTTCTCTGCCTCTCTGCCACCGTATCTTGCCACTGCGGCAGTTTCCGCTGTAAATTATTTGGAGGAGAATCATTCAGTTCTAGCCAACCTAAGGAGCAAAGTTGCTCTTCTGCATAAAG GACTGTCAGGTACACCAGGGCTTGAAATTTCTAGCCATGTTCTGTCACCTATCGTCTTCCTCAAGCTAAAGAAATCGACAGGGTCTCTGACCACTGACCTAGATCTTCTTGAAACTATCGCTGCACAG GCTTTGAGTGAAGATTCAGTTTACGTGGTGGCATCGAAGAGGTCAACTTTGGACAGGTGCAAGCTTCCAGTTGGAATCCGCCTGTTCGTGTCAGCTGGTCACACGGAATCAGATATCTCCAAAGTATGTTCATCCTTGAAGAGGATTTCTGCGTCCGTCCTTTCAGACCACAGTTGA
- the LOC127296213 gene encoding long chain base biosynthesis protein 1a isoform X1: MDMALPIVNATTVVLARVSAAFNAPLARAVVFGVHIDGHLVVEGLLIAVIVFQLSRKSYKPPKKPLSEKEVDELCDEWEPEPLCPPIKEGARIEVPILESAAGPHTTIDGKEVVNFASANYLGLIGNEKITDSCVGSLEKYGVGSCGPRGFYGTIDVHLDCEAKIANFLGTPDSILYSYGISTIFSVIPAFCKKGDIIVADEGVHWAVQNGLYLSRSTVVYFKHNDMASLASTLEKLTRRNKRTENIRRYIVVESIYQNSGQIAPLDEIIKLKEKYRFRVILEESHSFGVLGKSGRGLAEHYGVPIDKIDIITAGMGNALATDGGFCTGSARVVDHQRLSSAGYVFSASLPPYLATAAVSAVNYLEENHSVLANLRSKVALLHKGLSGTPGLEISSHVLSPIVFLKLKKSTGSLTTDLDLLETIAAQALSEDSVYVVASKRSTLDRCKLPVGIRLFVSAGHTESDISKVCSSLKRISASVLSDHS; encoded by the exons ATGGACATGGCATTGCCGATTGTCAATGCCACCACGGTGGTGCTTGCTCGTGTCTCAGCTGCATTCAACGCTCCTCTTGCCCGTGCGGTCGTCTTCGGTGTTCATATTGACG GTCACTTAGTTGTGGAAGGACTTCTTATTGCAGTCATAGTGTTTCAGCTTTCTAGGAAGAGCTACAAACCTCCAAAGAAGCCACTTAGTGAAAAG GAAGTTGATGAGCTATGTGATGAATGGGAACCAGAACCTTTGTGTCCTCCAATCAAAGAGGGGGCTCGAATTGAGGTACCAATCTTGGAAAG TGCTGCTGGACCACATACGACCATTGATGGGAAGGAAGTTGTAAACTTTGCATCAGCAAACTACCTTGGTTTAATTGGCAATGAGAAAATTACC GATTCTTGTGTTGGTTCGTTGGAGAAATATGGCGTTGGATCCTGTGGTCCACGTGGCTTTTATGGAACAATTG ATGTCCACCTTGACTGTGAGGCAAAAATAGCTAACTTCCTTGGAACGCCGGACTCCATTCTGTATTCGTATGGGATATCTACCATATTCAGTGTGATACCTGCCTTTTGTAAGAAAGGAGATATCATAGTGGC TGATGAAGGTGTTCACTGGGCAGTGCAAAATGGTCTCTACCTCTCAAGAAGTACTGTTGTTTATTTCAAGCATAATGATATGGCTTCACTAGCTAGCACTTTGGAAAAACTAACTCGTCGGAACAAACGTACTGAGAATATTAGACGCTACATTGTTGTGGAATCTATCTACCAG AATTCTGGTCAAATTGCCCCCTTGGATgagataatcaaattgaaggagaAATATCGGTTCCGTGTTATTCTGGAGGAGAGTCATTCGTTTGGTGTTCTTGGCAAGTCTGGACGAGGCCTTGCTGAGCATTATGGAGTTCCA ATTGACAAAATCGACATTATCACTGCTGGAATGGGAAATGCATTAGCTACCGATGGTGGCTTCTGTACAGGAAGTGCCAGGGTTGTTGATCATCAG CGTCTAAGCAGTGCCGGCTATGTTTTCTCTGCCTCTCTGCCACCGTATCTTGCCACTGCGGCAGTTTCCGCTGTAAATTATTTGGAGGAGAATCATTCAGTTCTAGCCAACCTAAGGAGCAAAGTTGCTCTTCTGCATAAAG GACTGTCAGGTACACCAGGGCTTGAAATTTCTAGCCATGTTCTGTCACCTATCGTCTTCCTCAAGCTAAAGAAATCGACAGGGTCTCTGACCACTGACCTAGATCTTCTTGAAACTATCGCTGCACAG GCTTTGAGTGAAGATTCAGTTTACGTGGTGGCATCGAAGAGGTCAACTTTGGACAGGTGCAAGCTTCCAGTTGGAATCCGCCTGTTCGTGTCAGCTGGTCACACGGAATCAGATATCTCCAAAGTATGTTCATCCTTGAAGAGGATTTCTGCGTCCGTCCTTTCAGACCACAGTTGA